A single Triticum dicoccoides isolate Atlit2015 ecotype Zavitan chromosome 2A, WEW_v2.0, whole genome shotgun sequence DNA region contains:
- the LOC119355992 gene encoding uncharacterized protein LOC119355992: MALLHPAPATPLPTGHHRQNAGVLLQRPSRRRFRLNAQKKPGSTSTSPRTGTPSGSESDNVVLKAAWYGSEALGIAASFFRPPSPEADAGAAGDGASESQPVGRAQVAEAIKDDFARSYFVTGNLTLGAYEDDCEFADPAGSFRGLQRFKRNCTNFGSLLEKSNMKLTKWEDVEEKSIGHWRFSCVMSFPWRPILSATGYTEYYFDAESGKVCRHVENWNVPKMALLRQIFRPSRWAWEKEKR, encoded by the exons ATGGCCTTGCTGCACCCCGCCCCTGCTACTCCCCTCCCCACCGGCCATCACCGCCAGAACGCCGGCGTGCTCCTCCAGCGGCCATCCCGCCGCCGTTTCCGGCTGAACGCGCAGAAAAAGCCCGGGTCCACGTCCACGAGCCCGCGCACCGGCACGCCCTCCGGCTCGGAGTCGGACAACGTGGTGCTCAAGGCCGCCTGGTACGGCTCCGAGGCCCTCGGCATCGCCGCGTCCTTCTTCCGGCCGCCGTCTCCGGAGGCGGACGCCGGCGCTGCAGGCGACGGCGCGTCGGAGTCCCAGCCGGTTGGCCGCGCGCAGGTCGCCGAGGCCATCAAGGACGACTTCGCACGGTCATACTTCGTCACAG GGAACCTGACGCTGGGAGCGTACGAAGACGACTGCGAGTTCGCCGACCCGGCGGGCTCATTCAGAGGCCTGCAGCGCTTCAAGAGGAACTGCACCAACTTCGGGTCCCTGCTGGAGAAGTCCAACATGAAGCTAACCAAATGGGAGGATGTCGAG GAGAAATCGATCGGGCACTGGCGTTTCAGCTGCGTCATGTCGTTCCCGTGGAGGCCCATTCTCTCCG CAACCGGGTACACGGAGTACTACTTCGATGCTGAGTCGGGGAAGGTGTGCAG GCATGTGGAGAACTGGAACGTCCCCAAGATGGCGCTCCTGCGGCAGATATTCAGGCCCAGCAGATGGGCATGGGAGAAAGAGAAACGGTAA